In Nicotiana tabacum cultivar K326 chromosome 11, ASM71507v2, whole genome shotgun sequence, a single window of DNA contains:
- the LOC107781277 gene encoding NDR1/HIN1-like protein 13 → MEERSPPAAGNVNGKARNLLSSTTSLRLSLTPSRSPDQTYVVQIPRDQVYRVPPPENARIVENHRKPDSQKKNKCTCCCWILSVLIGLAIMIGNIVLIIRALYTPKCPEFSITNIHIKNFTHPSNGHGQNNNIHPQPHPQFEIELKIVNENERMDVAFGKGNNGKATLIFKKHEIGQGKYPSISQKPKDSTNVHFNLDVGKLAGDIEKGLEDDKKPIMMTLSVHAPLEITSWAKDLKKNLIVTCDFDVESLMTNKSKIKAEVCQTDF, encoded by the coding sequence ATGGAGGAGCGGTCACCACCAGCTGCCGGCAATGTAAACGGCAAAGCAAGAAATCTCCTTTCATCAACCACATCGCTCCGCCTCTCTCTCACGCCGTCTCGTTCACCAGATCAGACCTACGTTGTCCAAATCCCACGTGATCAAGTTTATCGTGTCCCTCCTCCTGAAAATGCCCGAATTGTTGAAAATCATCGTAAGCCAGAttctcaaaagaaaaacaaatgcacatgttgttgTTGGATCCTATCTGTGTTAATCGGTCTTGCTATCATGATAGGAAATATCGTGTTGATCATACGCGCATTGTACACTCCCAAATGTCCTGAATTTTCCATCACTAATATCCATATTAAGAACTTTACACACCCTTCAAATGGTCATGGCCAAAACAATAATATTCATCCGCAGCCACACCCTCAATTTGAGATCGAGTTGAAAATTGTTAACGAGAACGAGAGAATGGATGTAGCGTTTGGTAAAGGAAATAACGGGAAGGCTACCCTTATTTTCAAGAAACATGAAATTGGACAAGGGAAATATCCCTCAATTTCCCAAAAACCTAAAGATTCAACGAATGTACATTTCAACCTTGACGTTGGGAAATTGGCTGGTGATAttgagaaaggtcttgaggatGATAAGAAGCCGATAATGATGACCTTGAGCGTCCATGCACCATTGGAGATCACGAGCTGGGCAAAagatttgaaaaagaatttgattgTTACTTGTGATTTCGACGTGGAATCGTTGATGACAAATAAATCCAAGATTAAAGCCGAAGTCTGTCAGACTGATTTCTAA